One stretch of Mastomys coucha isolate ucsf_1 unplaced genomic scaffold, UCSF_Mcou_1 pScaffold12, whole genome shotgun sequence DNA includes these proteins:
- the Hrg gene encoding histidine-rich glycoprotein: MVDHTRGWFSTMKVLTTALLLVTLHCSHALSPTNCDASKPLAEKVLDLINKGRRSGYAFQLLRVSDAHLDRVGTATVYYLVLDVIESDCWVLSTKAQDDCLPARWPSEIVIGQCKVIVTRYSNESQDLSVNGYNCTTSSVSSALRNTKDSPVLFDFFEDSELYREQARKALDKYKRENGDFASFRVERAERVIRARGGERTNYYVEFSVRNCSTQRFPRYPPVFGFCRAVLSYSIEASDLETPENTDINCEVFNIEDHKNTSDMKPHWGHEHPLCDKHLCKLSGSRDHHTHKTYELGCPPPPEGKDNSDRPPLQEGALPQLPSGHPPPSGTIRTHRPSHNHSCNEHPCHGHRPHGHHFHGQHPHGHHPHGDHPHGHQPHGHHPHGHQPHDHHPHGHHPYGHHPHGHHPQGHDFLDYGPCDPPSNSQELKGQNHRGYGPPHGHSRKRGPGKRFFPFHQRQIGYVYRLPPLNIGEVLTPPEANFPSFSLPNCNRPLQPEIQPFPQTASKSCPGKFESEFPQISKFFGYTPPK; the protein is encoded by the exons ATGGTGGACCACACCCGAGGATGGTTTAGCACAATGAAGGTGCTCACCACAGCATTGCTTCTAGTCACCCTGCATTGTTCCCATGCCCTGAGTCCCACCAACTGTGATGCTTCCAAGCCTTTGGCTGAGAAAGTTCTAGACCTGATCAATAAAGGGCGGAGGAGTGGCTATGCTTTCCAGCTGCTGCGGGTCTCTGACGCCCACTTGGACAGAGTG GGAACAGCCACTGTCTACTACTTAGTTTTAGATGTGATAGAATCTGACTGTTGGGTCCTCTCCACAAAAGCCCAAGATGACTGTCTTCCAGCTAGGTGGCCATCTGAAATA GTGATTGGACAATGTAAGGTAATAGTCACAAGATACTCAAATGAGTCTCAAGATCTTAGCGTAAATGGCTACAACTGCACCACAAGTTCTG tCTCTTCAGCACTTCGAAACACCAAAGACAGTCCTGTACTCTTCGACTTCTTTGAGGATTCCGAGCTCTACAGAGAGCAAGCCCGTAAAGCCCTCGACAAGTACAAAAGGGAGAATGGTGACTTTGCCTCTTTCAGAGTGGAAAGGGCAGAACGGGTTATAAGAGCG agaggaggggaaagaaccAACTACTATGTGGAATTCTCGGTGAGGAACTGCTCCACACAGCGATTCCCCAGATACCCTCCA GTCTTTGGATTCTGCAGAGCAGTTTTGTCCTACAGTATAGAAGCCTCTGACTTGGAAACCCCAGAAAACACTGACATAAACTGTGAAGTCTTCAACATTGAG GATCATAAAAACACGAGTGACATGAAACCCCACTGGGGCCATGAGCATCCTCTTTGTGACAAACATCTGTGTAAGCTCAGTGGATCCAGGGATCATCATACCCATAAGACATATGAACTTGGATGCCCACCTCCACCTGAAGGAAAAGATAACTCAGACAGACCACCCCTTCAAGAAGGAGCCCTTCCACAACTGCCCTCTGGCCATCCCCCTCCTTCTGGCACCATCAGGACCCATAGACCCTCTCATAATCACAGTTGTAATGAGCATCCTTGCCATGGACATCGGCCACATGGACACCACTTTCATGGACAGCATCCCCACGGTCACCACCCCCATGGTGACCACCCCCACGGTCACCAGCCCCATGGTCACCACCCCCACGGTCACCAGCCCCATGATCACCACCCCCACGGACACCACCCCTACGGTCACCACCCCCATGGACATCACCCCCAGGGACATGATTTCCTTGACTATGGACCTTGTGACCCACCCTCCAATAGCCAAGAACTCAAAGGTCAGAATCATCGGGGCTATGGTCCACCACATGGACACTCAAGAAAGAGAGGTCCAGGTAAAAGATTCTTTCCTTTCCACCAACGACAAATCGGATATGTCTACCGACTCCCTCCACTGAATATAGGTGAAGTTCTTACTCCTCCTGAAGCCAATTTCCCCAGCTTCTCATTGCCAAATTGCAATAGACCCCTACAACCAGAGATTCAGCCCTTCCCTCAGACAGCCTCAAAGTCATGTCCAGGGAAATTTGAGAGTGAGTTTCCACAAATTTCCAAGTTTTTTGGATATACGCCTCCAAAATAA